In Halogeometricum sp. S1BR25-6, a single genomic region encodes these proteins:
- a CDS encoding uracil-DNA glycosylase family protein gives MENVTDRTSNPFGMNPPCERFVPGYGDANADFHVIGDYPGVHGGESTGVPFTGEPSVRLQAALAEGGLLEATGDRPTVSKTFLSYLNMCVSEDVPSQSDYDDMERFFDAELRAIAAHVLLPVGARATTYVLENYTAQARKVTVDMEDLHGTEIRGSGFLVLPIADPSDWDDTHHDRLVEAIDVLTSTDFRRETDLGRFTAGGDPYLVR, from the coding sequence GTGGAGAACGTAACCGACCGCACGAGCAACCCCTTCGGGATGAACCCCCCGTGCGAACGGTTCGTTCCGGGATACGGCGACGCCAACGCGGACTTTCACGTCATCGGCGACTACCCCGGCGTACACGGCGGGGAGTCGACGGGCGTGCCGTTCACCGGTGAACCGTCCGTCCGCCTGCAGGCCGCCCTCGCGGAGGGAGGACTCTTGGAGGCGACCGGGGACCGACCGACCGTCTCGAAGACGTTCCTCTCGTATCTGAACATGTGCGTCTCCGAGGACGTCCCCTCGCAGAGCGACTACGACGACATGGAGCGGTTCTTCGACGCCGAACTGCGGGCCATCGCCGCGCACGTCCTCCTGCCGGTGGGCGCCCGCGCGACGACGTACGTTCTGGAGAACTACACGGCGCAGGCCCGCAAGGTGACCGTCGACATGGAGGACCTACACGGCACCGAGATACGCGGAAGCGGCTTTCTCGTCCTCCCCATCGCCGACCCGAGCGACTGGGACGACACCCACCACGACCGACTCGTCGAGGCCATCGACGTCCTTACGTCGACCGACTTCCGACGGGAGACCGACCTCGGACGGTTCACCGCCGGCGGCGACCCCTATCTCGTTCGGTAG
- a CDS encoding DUF5793 family protein: protein MRRDYFELDVKQIDWVETGDSPERPLVRIDFHGPEETLSDRLTDPDGELLDDAETDVAFRLQGDVDDPGASGVVSVTNRITGDFVLELNEDADDVLRFIRAAREYGKSADGEDGQYRVEIRSDDGETVVYEKRTFLVYDAEGNLLRGHSLIPSGVEL from the coding sequence ACAAATCGACTGGGTCGAGACCGGCGACTCCCCCGAGAGGCCGTTGGTCCGCATCGACTTTCACGGTCCCGAGGAAACGCTCTCGGACCGACTCACCGACCCCGACGGGGAACTCCTCGACGACGCCGAGACGGACGTGGCGTTCCGTCTGCAGGGCGACGTCGACGACCCCGGCGCGTCGGGCGTGGTGAGCGTCACGAACCGCATCACCGGCGACTTCGTCCTCGAACTGAACGAGGACGCGGACGACGTGCTCCGATTCATCCGCGCGGCGCGCGAGTACGGTAAGTCCGCCGACGGAGAGGACGGACAGTACCGGGTCGAGATACGAAGCGACGACGGCGAGACGGTCGTCTACGAGAAGCGGACGTTTCTCGTCTACGACGCCGAGGGGAATCTGCTCCGCGGACACAGTCTCATCCCCTCCGGCGTCGAACTCTGA